A region from the Methylocystis iwaonis genome encodes:
- a CDS encoding rcc01693 family protein codes for MAFGLGVLRLAPRDFWSMTPHELFHATEGVYGRAAGPPSRAMLDAMMREFPDRSRDEQRQ; via the coding sequence ATGGCCTTCGGCCTGGGCGTCCTGCGGCTTGCGCCAAGAGATTTTTGGTCGATGACGCCGCATGAGCTGTTTCACGCGACGGAAGGCGTTTATGGGCGCGCGGCGGGACCGCCGAGCCGCGCAATGCTCGACGCGATGATGCGGGAGTTCCCCGACCGGAGCCGAGATGAACAACGGCAATAA